The Psychrobacter sp. LV10R520-6 genome includes a region encoding these proteins:
- a CDS encoding EH signature domain-containing protein, protein MSIAILKQRLNQSVNNFSEPAQIHNKFARPNKLIKTLKLIERKFDDMENAQPIEEKIVNSILKLEKHGKDYLTKRDWKNLAWSLSKKLLSYEDKMLFTFIGSQLIEQFSKMDPELLKSVYFPLLYSYFAVEQDEINKRPNNWVQLRNILSTNRSTLFQATPRPKKWLTTLTDHPEVLSMDPSKRFIRDFLHNSDDSRVSNQLENLSIAPNSWFWDSLVNSSIKSVKTMKEDDYFKVIPRFLLLLEKNPIYTTAILTALLERYASTSKRTVVHEALKNVCLTQWGNPQYDSSAGWRNVGSDTRKMVVQWFVRADLEAFFKLFSDTADINRFDYWIKFIDKISFSQIFLGPAAVQSRHSEHKKFRELNHGRLKNLVGSTASNNAFLLKIDNIHIVDFSDTGNACYGYSNLPFNINKKNITVFELKSKQHSIFKSGSGRGMSLSHSGNWEARFDEKLAELGVFSNRLNSPKYKRRY, encoded by the coding sequence ATGAGTATCGCTATTTTAAAGCAGAGGTTAAATCAGAGTGTCAATAATTTCTCTGAGCCTGCCCAAATACATAATAAGTTTGCCAGACCGAATAAATTAATTAAGACATTAAAGCTCATTGAACGTAAGTTTGATGATATGGAGAACGCTCAGCCTATCGAAGAAAAGATTGTGAACTCAATTTTAAAGTTAGAAAAGCATGGCAAAGACTATCTGACAAAACGAGATTGGAAGAACCTAGCTTGGTCACTCAGTAAGAAGCTGTTAAGTTATGAAGATAAAATGCTTTTTACATTTATAGGTAGCCAGCTTATTGAGCAATTTAGCAAAATGGATCCTGAATTACTAAAGTCCGTTTATTTTCCTCTACTTTATAGTTATTTTGCGGTAGAACAAGATGAAATAAACAAACGTCCCAATAACTGGGTTCAGCTCAGAAACATCTTAAGTACTAATCGCTCTACGTTATTTCAAGCCACTCCTCGACCTAAAAAATGGCTTACCACGTTAACTGATCATCCTGAAGTGCTCTCAATGGATCCTTCTAAAAGATTTATTCGTGACTTTTTACACAATAGCGATGACAGCAGAGTGAGTAATCAGTTAGAAAATTTAAGCATTGCTCCTAATAGCTGGTTTTGGGATAGCTTGGTAAATTCTTCGATTAAATCAGTTAAGACAATGAAAGAAGATGACTACTTCAAAGTAATTCCGCGTTTCTTACTATTACTTGAAAAAAATCCAATTTATACCACAGCTATTTTAACGGCTCTACTTGAACGTTATGCTTCTACCTCAAAACGCACGGTAGTACACGAAGCTTTAAAGAACGTCTGTTTGACGCAATGGGGTAACCCGCAATACGACTCATCAGCAGGTTGGCGGAATGTCGGTTCAGATACTAGAAAAATGGTGGTTCAGTGGTTTGTCAGAGCAGATTTGGAAGCCTTCTTTAAGTTATTCAGCGATACAGCCGATATCAATCGCTTTGATTACTGGATTAAGTTCATTGATAAAATCTCTTTTTCTCAGATATTTTTAGGACCAGCTGCCGTGCAATCTAGGCATTCTGAGCATAAAAAATTTAGAGAGCTTAACCACGGTAGATTGAAAAATCTTGTAGGTTCTACTGCTAGTAATAATGCTTTTCTACTAAAAATTGATAATATCCATATTGTTGATTTTTCAGATACAGGGAATGCTTGTTATGGATATAGTAATTTACCTTTTAATATTAATAAGAAAAACATAACTGTTTTTGAATTAAAGAGCAAACAGCATTCAATCTTTAAAAGTGGGTCTGGCCGAGGGATGAGTTTAAGTCATTCAGGAAACTGGGAAGCGAGATTTGATGAAAAACTCGCTGAATTGGGAGTTTTTTCCAATCGATTGAATAGTCCAAAATATAAAAGACGTTATTAG